In Beijerinckia indica subsp. indica ATCC 9039, the genomic window ATCCGTGGAATCGGCGAGAATCGTCAGGGGCGAAGCCATGGGCAGATCCTTGACGCATCCTATCGGACGCGGTTCTCTTTCGGCGAAAGCCGAAAATTCATGGGAAAGAATACAGGCTGTCTTGCTTGTCGATAAAGGACCCGATCATGATCCGGCCTTGGCGGCTTTGGCCCGGCGCTTGGCCTCTCGCATCATATTGAGGCATTCGAGCGTCGAGGCCATGTCGATGGCGCTGAAACCATCGACCTGATAATCGAGATCGGCGCCAGCAGCGAGAAGGCGGGCGAGCGCCTTGGCCTTGCCGGCCGAGGCCGCATAGATCAAGGCCGTCGATCCATTGACATTGGCATGATTGAGGTCAGCGCCTGCCGCGATGATCATATCGACAATGTCAGGATCATCACCCACGCAGGCAAGCCATAAAGCCTGGTTCTGATCATTATTGCTGGCATCGACGCGCGCGCCGGCCTGCAGCAATTCGGTGACGATCGCCTTGGCGTTGAGATGGCAGGCGCGCATCAAGGGGGTCATCCGGTCCGTGGGTGTCACTGCATTGACACCCCCTTTCGGATAGCCGTGCTCTTTCAGGAATGCTTCGAGCGCGTCGCTGAGGCCTTCGACCGTGGGAGCCTCTTCGATCGGCGCCGCATTCTGGCGCATTTCGGCCTTTCGCCATTCCTCATAACCGCCGTCCATGCTGAACACATCAGCGAAATCGGCGGCGCCAAAGGCCTTGGCATAGGCCTGGCTGGAATTGCCGTGATAGCAATAGATCAGCACCGGCTTGGTCTTTGGGGTCTCTTTCAAAAGAGTGTCGAGATTGGTGAGATCGACACGGAGAGCGCCGTCGATATGGCCTTTTTGATAAGAAGCCGGATCGCGGACATCGATCACAACGGGCTTGGTCTCCGCATCCATCAGGCTGCGTGCTTCATCGATTGTGATCCTGCGATATGTCGCCATGCCTAAATCCTATCCTGGGCGAAAATCTGGGCTCGTCCCTGCTTCTCTTCGTTGTCTGCTCAGCTGTTTGCCTTGCGCCAACCTTCATAGCCGCCATCAAGACTGTAAACAGTCTTGAAGCGGAAATCGGCGAAGGTTTTCGCATAAACCTGGCTGGAATTGCCGTGGTAGCAATAGATCAGCACGGGCGTATCCTTCGGCGTCGTCGAGAGGAAATGGAAGAGATTGGATTCCGTGACATGTTCGGCGCCTTCAATATGGCCGCTCTCATAGGAGCCAGGGTCGCGCATGTCGAGGACCAGGGTCTTGTCATCCGCGATCAATTGACGGGCGATATCGATGCCGATCCGCTCGAAGCTCGCTTCTTCAGCCATGGTTTGTATTCCTTGTGTTTGTGTCGTGTCCTCGACCTCGGTGCGGTCGCCATAGGGCGGCAAAGTCAACATTCGCGTATCAATGAGGGGAAGGCCGACTGTGAAATGATAGAGCGTGGCGAAACGGGTATCCTTGAGACCCAGGATCTCATGCATCGCATCATCGAAAAAGCAGCCGATCCCGGTGCCTCGGAATCCCAAGGTTTCCGCCTCGAGATAAAGCACCTGGCCGATCAACCCCGCTTCCCAATGCAATTGTTTGTAGCGCCAGGGTTCGGCGTGAACGAGTTCGTCAAATTCCGCCAGCATGCCGAGAGCGAAGCAGGAATCTGAAGCGATAGCCTGATGACAGTGCAAGGTACGGGCAACTTTTGTGCAATCCGTTGGCAAGAGCTGGAAGAAGTTCAATTGCGGCGGGACATGCTCTGGCCGTTTCCAGACAAAGTCCTGATGTGTCGCCTGTTTCAGGCGCATTTCCGCATCCGGATTACGCAGGAGAATATACAAACCGGGTTCGAGCCCATCGACACGATGGATGAAGAAAACCGGATGCAGGCGCGGTGCATAGGTCCAGACATCCCAAGGCGCGACCGGACGGGCGAGCAGCCGATCAATGAGGTGATAGAAAGAGCCGCTGCCCATCCGGGCGCTGCGGTCGAAGGCTTGGGCGCTGCGCCGGTTCAAGATCACCTTGGCGGCGGGCTCCGGTGACCCTTCTCCGATGCCCGGGAAATTGCCGCGGTAAGGCGTCTCCTCGTGCGGGGCGGTCTTTTTGGTGGCGGCGGAGGCTTCGTCGATCACCGGCCATTTGTACATATGATGACGGTCAAGGACATTGGCGCGCCCCTGCCAAACCGACAATTGATCAAGCAGGAAACCGGCATCCCCTCCCTTCAAGGCGGTGACGCCGGGGCCGGTCACGACGCGCAGGATCAGGTCGGGGGCCTCGCGCTCGACGCCAGCGGTGAAATCCGCGTCGCGATCAAGACCAAGCAGGCTGGCGATTTCGGCGCTGCTCAAACCTTCGACCATTTGCAGGCGCCAGCCGAGTGTGCCGGCGGCATAACGCAGGGCGCCGATCGCGTGACCGACATCGAGCTGGCAATAGCGAAAGGCCCGTTCCCCATATTTCCAGGCTTCGCGCCAATGAATGGAGGACAGGCCAATCCACAGAGCAGGCTCGCCCGACGTCGCATTGCTCAGGGAGCCGCGATGTTCCAGGCTGTGATTGCGGGGGGCATAATGATGAACGCCGTCAGCAAGGCCGGGAATGTTGCGCGCCAGCACATAGGCTTCGGTCGGGTGCAGATTGCCGCTCGACGGATTGCTGCGCATGGCCCAGCGATCCGGGCCATATTCCTTCCAGGCATTCAAGGCCAGGGACAATTGCAGGAGAGCGCCAACCGACGTTTCGTCGAGCGCGGCGGCAGGCGTGCGGTCAGGATTGTAGATATTGGCGAAAGGCGTCGTGATGTTTTCAGCGCCGAGAGGGAGAAGTTTGGACTCGGCGCCAGCGAAATCGCGGAAGGGATTGGGCTGCTCGGACCAGTCCAGGGTCTCCGGCCCGGCGGCATAACGGTCCATCTTGTGTTTGGTGCGCTGATGATAGGCGAGGATTACGTCCGCTGCATTGGCGGGGGGCAGCCCGATCGTCATGAATAGGTTTCCTTTTACGGCTTGTCCGGGCAGGCTGCCGTTTCCTTGGGCCGGCGGCATGTTTCGAGATCGACGCCTTGCACACGCGGTGCCTGAAGTCCGACCCAGGCTTCCATTTCGGCGGGATCGAAACCGACAGCGCGTTGTCCCGCAGCTTCGATCAAGGGCCGGCGGATCAGGATCGGTTCGGCGAGCATGAGCGCCAAAGCGGTCTCCGCGTCGGTGTTTTGCGGGTCTACCGCTCCCGATTTGACCTGTGGTGCCGCTTTATTGAACCAATCGGCCACCGGCCGATCGCCGAAGAAGGACCGCAAATTTTCGGCTGTCCATTTTTCGACAAGCAGGTTGCGAACATCGAGTTCATGGCCCGCGGCCTCGAGAAGCGCTTTCTGCCGGCTATTGTTGGAGCAACCGGGCTTTTCATAGAAAATGATCTGCATGCTCAAAATCTCCGGGATGATCGATGTCGTCCCTCTATTGCCAGCGAGGAAGACTTTTCGGGAGGCCGAAGGGGCGAAAAAGGCATGTCGGGCCGGGTAGGGATCAGTTTCACCTAAAGGGCACGGCTTCAAAAGGGCGCGAGAAATCAGGGGAGATTTCGAAATTCCGCCGATCAAGACGTAAGCCGATGAGACCTCGGGGGCCTCAAAGTGGCGCCCAAACCATCCCTTGAAAGGAACAGAACACCGCCTCGCCTAGCTTGAACGATACCTTATATATTATAAGCGCGCTCTGGAAGAGAAAGCGGTTCACTGAGGCCAAAATGGGCGGGAGCTTGGGCTGCACTCCGATATGACCGGCGTGCCGTTCTTCGATTAAGGTATAAGACCGCAAGAAAAAGCACCGGACTGAATGGATGATCGGTCCGATGCCATCAGGTTTACGGTTTTAAGAAAACCCTCGCTCAGAAACTGAAATCCGTCAGCTGTACGAATTCGCTCTTCAGGCGGCCAAGCAGCATGTCGACCTTACGACGGACAACTTCGACCGTGAGCGGTTTCGTCAGAATTCCATGCGCGCCGCCGCCTTTTGCGAGCGCTTGTTTAGCGAATTCATTCTCCGCATTA contains:
- a CDS encoding ArsC/Spx/MgsR family protein codes for the protein MQIIFYEKPGCSNNSRQKALLEAAGHELDVRNLLVEKWTAENLRSFFGDRPVADWFNKAAPQVKSGAVDPQNTDAETALALMLAEPILIRRPLIEAAGQRAVGFDPAEMEAWVGLQAPRVQGVDLETCRRPKETAACPDKP
- a CDS encoding rhodanese-like domain-containing protein, whose product is MATYRRITIDEARSLMDAETKPVVIDVRDPASYQKGHIDGALRVDLTNLDTLLKETPKTKPVLIYCYHGNSSQAYAKAFGAADFADVFSMDGGYEEWRKAEMRQNAAPIEEAPTVEGLSDALEAFLKEHGYPKGGVNAVTPTDRMTPLMRACHLNAKAIVTELLQAGARVDASNNDQNQALWLACVGDDPDIVDMIIAAGADLNHANVNGSTALIYAASAGKAKALARLLAAGADLDYQVDGFSAIDMASTLECLNMMREAKRRAKAAKAGS
- a CDS encoding SagB family peptide dehydrogenase, whose translation is MTIGLPPANAADVILAYHQRTKHKMDRYAAGPETLDWSEQPNPFRDFAGAESKLLPLGAENITTPFANIYNPDRTPAAALDETSVGALLQLSLALNAWKEYGPDRWAMRSNPSSGNLHPTEAYVLARNIPGLADGVHHYAPRNHSLEHRGSLSNATSGEPALWIGLSSIHWREAWKYGERAFRYCQLDVGHAIGALRYAAGTLGWRLQMVEGLSSAEIASLLGLDRDADFTAGVEREAPDLILRVVTGPGVTALKGGDAGFLLDQLSVWQGRANVLDRHHMYKWPVIDEASAATKKTAPHEETPYRGNFPGIGEGSPEPAAKVILNRRSAQAFDRSARMGSGSFYHLIDRLLARPVAPWDVWTYAPRLHPVFFIHRVDGLEPGLYILLRNPDAEMRLKQATHQDFVWKRPEHVPPQLNFFQLLPTDCTKVARTLHCHQAIASDSCFALGMLAEFDELVHAEPWRYKQLHWEAGLIGQVLYLEAETLGFRGTGIGCFFDDAMHEILGLKDTRFATLYHFTVGLPLIDTRMLTLPPYGDRTEVEDTTQTQGIQTMAEEASFERIGIDIARQLIADDKTLVLDMRDPGSYESGHIEGAEHVTESNLFHFLSTTPKDTPVLIYCYHGNSSQVYAKTFADFRFKTVYSLDGGYEGWRKANS